The Streptomyces sp. DH-12 genome has a window encoding:
- a CDS encoding ATP-binding protein, protein MQLEIRPDPAEVGRARRWARSRLAGAGIGADEPLAETLILLVSELVTNAVVHTGCPAVLRLSLPGADATEEVAVRLEVADRSDRAPVPRCVGGEATGGRGLALVDGLADRWGWSTEGTGKRIWCELDRCGRASGAARASCGSGVVTYDGLAYGAV, encoded by the coding sequence GTGCAGCTGGAGATCCGGCCCGACCCCGCTGAGGTGGGGCGAGCCCGGCGCTGGGCCCGCTCGCGGCTGGCCGGAGCCGGCATAGGGGCCGACGAACCGCTGGCCGAGACGCTGATCCTGCTCGTCTCCGAGCTGGTCACCAACGCCGTCGTGCACACCGGCTGTCCGGCCGTCCTCAGACTCTCGCTGCCCGGGGCCGACGCGACCGAGGAGGTCGCCGTCCGCCTGGAGGTCGCCGACCGCAGCGACCGGGCGCCGGTGCCGCGCTGCGTGGGCGGCGAGGCGACCGGTGGACGCGGACTCGCCCTCGTCGACGGGCTGGCCGACCGCTGGGGCTGGAGCACCGAGGGCACCGGCAAGCGCATCTGGTGCGAACTCGACCGCTGCGGCCGGGCGTCCGGCGCCGCCCGCGCCTCCTGCGGCAGCGGCGTCGTGACGTACGACGGGCTGGCGTACGGGGCGGTCTGA
- a CDS encoding ABC transporter substrate-binding protein produces the protein MTGRRRTPSTVLPRPFVRPARAGVLAAGALAACAALVAGCGVVPGVTGGSGDDTITVMTWAPEGTGATNKPGIPAFAEAYGRWVNARGGLNGRTLEVLTCNERDDAVAAARCARRAVAENAVAVVGSYSQHGDAFLPTLEAAGIPYIGGYGITHDEFTSPLSYPVNGGQPALLAGLGRTLADVCGPVALVRPDTIAGDQLPPLLDSGLTAGGHDPAGDLRAAEAATSYGDAAERALEHAATDTGEKGCVVPALGDRTGTFMDSFRRARGEHPEVRTATVLGSVDQTVLDASGGASGPYEGAYVTGWYPEAGDARWDPMKEVVRAEAFGDNRIDPADAGVQTTWIAYTVFRQAVESLGDGEVSADAVTGALDGGLKVTTGNLTPTLRWAFQDALAAVGLPRLVNANVTLQVVEGGRLVSAVDGFTDVTSTLKEAAL, from the coding sequence ATGACCGGCAGGCGACGCACCCCCAGCACCGTCCTCCCCCGCCCCTTCGTCCGGCCCGCCCGCGCCGGCGTCCTGGCCGCGGGCGCGCTGGCGGCGTGCGCCGCGCTGGTCGCCGGCTGCGGGGTCGTCCCCGGCGTCACGGGGGGCTCCGGGGACGACACGATCACCGTGATGACGTGGGCGCCCGAGGGCACCGGCGCCACCAACAAACCCGGCATACCCGCGTTCGCCGAGGCCTACGGCCGCTGGGTGAACGCCCGCGGCGGCCTCAACGGCCGCACGCTGGAGGTGCTGACCTGCAACGAACGCGACGACGCGGTGGCCGCGGCGCGCTGCGCCCGGCGCGCGGTGGCGGAGAACGCCGTCGCCGTGGTCGGCTCCTACAGCCAGCACGGCGACGCCTTCCTGCCCACGCTGGAGGCCGCCGGCATCCCGTACATCGGCGGCTACGGCATCACCCACGACGAGTTCACCAGCCCGCTGTCCTACCCCGTGAACGGCGGGCAGCCCGCCTTGCTCGCCGGGCTCGGCCGCACCCTCGCCGACGTGTGCGGGCCGGTCGCCCTGGTCCGGCCGGACACCATCGCGGGCGACCAGCTCCCGCCGCTGCTGGACTCCGGCCTCACGGCGGGCGGCCACGACCCGGCCGGCGACCTGCGCGCCGCCGAGGCCGCGACCTCCTACGGCGACGCCGCCGAGCGGGCGCTGGAACACGCCGCCACCGACACCGGGGAGAAGGGCTGCGTGGTGCCGGCGCTCGGCGACCGCACCGGCACCTTCATGGACTCCTTCCGGCGGGCCCGCGGCGAGCACCCCGAGGTGCGCACCGCGACCGTGCTGGGCAGCGTCGACCAGACGGTGCTGGACGCCTCCGGCGGGGCGTCGGGACCGTACGAGGGGGCGTACGTCACCGGCTGGTACCCGGAGGCGGGGGACGCGCGCTGGGACCCGATGAAGGAGGTCGTCCGGGCGGAGGCGTTCGGCGACAACCGGATCGACCCGGCGGACGCCGGGGTGCAGACGACCTGGATCGCCTACACCGTGTTCCGCCAGGCCGTGGAGTCGCTCGGGGACGGGGAGGTCAGCGCGGACGCCGTGACCGGCGCGCTGGACGGCGGTCTGAAGGTCACCACCGGCAACCTCACCCCCACCCTGCGCTGGGCGTTCCAGGACGCCCTCGCCGCGGTCGGCCTCCCCCGCCTGGTCAACGCGAACGTCACCCTCCAGGTGGTCGAGGGGGGCCGCCTCGTCTCAGCCGTGGACGGCTTCACGGACGTGACGTCCACGTTGAAGGAAGCAGCCCTGTAG
- a CDS encoding alpha/beta hydrolase gives MARRIDVTGADGVRLAAWEFGDPAKAGPGPEGGTAPDAPGVLLLHGLMGRASHWAPTARRLSARHRAVALDQRGHGRSDKPPEGAFSRDAYVDDAEAALEQLGLGPAVLIGHAMGALTAWQLAAKRPDLVRGLVICDMRASALGGASQREWAEWFTSWPVPFATLADVRKWFGEDDPWVERPNPARGEFYVEVMAESSDGWRPVFDPDQMLRSRETWVHDAHWEELAQVRCPALVVRGLDGELGRAEAQEMVRVLPRGQYAEVADAGHLVHYDQPEAWLAAIEPFLASLDAA, from the coding sequence ATGGCGCGACGCATCGACGTGACGGGGGCGGACGGCGTACGCCTGGCCGCCTGGGAGTTCGGCGACCCGGCCAAGGCCGGACCCGGCCCCGAGGGAGGGACCGCGCCGGACGCGCCCGGCGTGCTGTTACTGCACGGCCTGATGGGCCGCGCCTCGCACTGGGCGCCCACCGCCCGCCGGCTCTCCGCGCGGCACCGGGCGGTCGCCCTCGACCAGCGCGGCCACGGCCGCAGTGACAAGCCCCCGGAGGGCGCCTTCAGCCGCGACGCCTACGTCGACGACGCCGAGGCCGCCCTCGAACAGCTCGGCCTCGGCCCCGCCGTCCTGATCGGCCACGCGATGGGCGCGCTGACCGCCTGGCAGCTGGCCGCCAAACGCCCCGACCTGGTCCGTGGCCTGGTCATCTGCGACATGCGGGCCTCCGCCCTCGGGGGCGCCTCGCAGCGCGAGTGGGCGGAGTGGTTCACGTCCTGGCCGGTCCCCTTCGCCACCCTCGCCGACGTACGGAAGTGGTTCGGCGAGGACGACCCCTGGGTGGAGCGGCCCAATCCGGCCCGGGGCGAGTTCTACGTCGAGGTGATGGCCGAGTCCTCCGACGGCTGGCGCCCCGTCTTCGACCCCGACCAGATGCTCCGCTCCCGCGAGACCTGGGTCCACGACGCCCACTGGGAGGAGCTGGCCCAGGTCCGCTGCCCCGCCCTGGTGGTCCGCGGCCTGGACGGCGAACTGGGCCGCGCCGAGGCCCAGGAGATGGTCCGCGTCCTCCCCCGCGGCCAGTACGCCGAGGTCGCCGACGCCGGCCACCTCGTCCACTACGACCAGCCCGAAGCCTGGCTCGCCGCCATCGAACCCTTCCTGGCCTCCCTCGACGCGGCGTGA
- a CDS encoding sigma-70 family RNA polymerase sigma factor has product MPKRDVPPRWDRTMQQRLARGEAAALGELYDRFASLVHGLAHRVLGDEHAADTVTRDVFAHVWQHPDSYDPRQGPLRSWLAALTNRLAVQRLRTTETAALALGGPGTTEDLERKVRHATVAARADYIVQSMPAPLRAALELAYFQRRDYRRTAAALGVTDEEARRRLRLGLQLLATAHDTGTPGAPPGIGGAA; this is encoded by the coding sequence ATGCCGAAAAGGGACGTACCGCCCCGCTGGGACCGCACGATGCAGCAGCGGCTCGCCCGCGGGGAGGCCGCCGCCCTCGGCGAGCTCTACGACCGCTTCGCCTCCCTGGTGCACGGCCTCGCCCATCGCGTCCTCGGCGACGAACACGCGGCCGACACCGTCACCCGCGACGTCTTCGCCCACGTCTGGCAGCACCCCGACTCCTACGACCCCCGGCAGGGCCCGCTGCGCAGCTGGCTCGCCGCCCTGACCAACCGGCTGGCCGTACAGCGGCTGCGCACCACCGAGACCGCCGCGCTCGCCCTGGGCGGCCCCGGCACCACCGAGGACCTGGAGCGCAAGGTCCGGCACGCCACGGTCGCCGCCCGCGCCGACTACATCGTCCAGTCCATGCCCGCCCCGCTGCGGGCCGCGCTGGAACTGGCCTACTTCCAGCGCCGGGACTACCGCCGGACCGCCGCCGCCCTCGGCGTCACCGACGAGGAGGCCCGCCGCCGGCTGCGCCTCGGCCTCCAGTTGCTGGCCACCGCCCACGACACCGGGACGCCGGGCGCGCCGCCCGGAATCGGAGGGGCCGCGTGA
- the purU gene encoding formyltetrahydrofolate deformylase, producing MSEQSTRAAAPADQYVLTLFCPDKQGIVHAVSSYLFMTGCNIEDSQQFGDHDTGLFFMRVHFSAEAPVTVDKLRASFAAIGDSFQMEWQINRADEKMRILLMVSRFGHCLNDLLFRARTGALPVEIAGVVSNHTDFAELVASYNVPFHHIPVTRDTKPEAEARLLEIVREEDVELVVLARYMQVLSDDLCKQLSGRIINIHHSFLPSFKGAKPYHQAHARGVKLIGATAHYVTADLDEGPIIEQEVERVSHDVTPDQLVAIGRDVECQALARAVKWHAERRILLNGRRTVVFA from the coding sequence ATGAGCGAGCAGTCCACCCGAGCCGCGGCCCCGGCCGACCAGTACGTCCTCACCCTGTTCTGCCCCGACAAGCAGGGCATCGTGCACGCCGTGTCCAGCTACCTGTTCATGACCGGCTGCAACATCGAGGACAGCCAGCAGTTCGGCGACCACGACACGGGTCTGTTCTTCATGCGCGTCCACTTCTCCGCCGAGGCCCCGGTCACGGTGGACAAGCTGCGGGCGAGCTTCGCGGCGATCGGCGACTCCTTCCAGATGGAGTGGCAGATCAACCGGGCCGACGAGAAGATGCGCATCCTGCTGATGGTCAGCAGGTTCGGGCACTGCCTGAACGACCTGCTGTTCCGGGCGCGGACCGGTGCGCTGCCCGTGGAGATCGCCGGAGTGGTGTCCAACCACACCGACTTCGCCGAGCTGGTGGCCTCCTACAACGTCCCCTTCCACCACATCCCGGTGACCAGGGACACCAAGCCGGAGGCGGAGGCGCGGCTGCTGGAGATCGTGCGCGAGGAGGACGTCGAGCTCGTCGTCCTCGCCCGCTACATGCAGGTGCTCTCCGACGACCTGTGCAAGCAGCTCTCGGGGCGGATCATCAACATCCACCACTCCTTCCTGCCGAGCTTCAAGGGCGCGAAGCCGTATCACCAGGCGCACGCGCGGGGTGTGAAGCTGATCGGGGCGACGGCGCACTACGTCACCGCCGATCTCGACGAGGGGCCGATCATCGAGCAGGAGGTCGAGCGGGTGTCGCACGACGTCACCCCCGACCAGCTGGTCGCCATCGGGCGGGACGTGGAGTGCCAGGCGCTGGCGCGGGCGGTGAAGTGGCATGCGGAGCGGAGGATCCTGCTGAACGGCCGCAGGACGGTCGTCTTCGCCTAG
- a CDS encoding metal-dependent transcriptional regulator yields MSGLIDTTEMYLRTILELEEEGVVPMRARIAERLDQSGPTVSQTVARMERDGLVSVAPDRHLELTEEGRRLATRVMRKHRLAECLLVDVIGLEWEQVHAEACRWEHVMSEAVERRVLELLRHPTESPYGNPIPGLEELGETDGAVPFLDEGMVSLADLDPGAEGKTVVVRRIGEPIQTDAQLMYSLRRAGVQPGSVVSVTESAGGVLVGSSGEAAELEAEVASHVFVAKP; encoded by the coding sequence ATGTCCGGACTGATCGACACCACGGAGATGTATCTCCGCACCATCCTCGAGCTGGAGGAGGAAGGTGTGGTCCCCATGCGCGCCCGGATCGCCGAGCGGCTCGACCAGAGCGGGCCGACGGTCAGCCAGACGGTGGCCCGGATGGAGCGCGACGGCCTGGTGTCCGTCGCCCCGGACCGCCATCTGGAGCTCACGGAGGAGGGCCGCCGGCTGGCCACCCGCGTGATGCGCAAGCACCGCCTCGCCGAGTGTCTCCTGGTCGACGTGATCGGTCTGGAGTGGGAGCAGGTGCACGCCGAGGCGTGCCGCTGGGAGCACGTGATGAGCGAGGCCGTCGAGCGCCGCGTCCTGGAGCTGCTGCGGCACCCGACCGAGTCGCCGTACGGCAACCCGATCCCGGGGCTGGAGGAGCTGGGCGAGACCGACGGCGCCGTCCCGTTCCTCGACGAGGGCATGGTGTCGCTGGCCGACCTCGACCCGGGCGCCGAGGGCAAGACGGTCGTGGTGCGCCGGATCGGCGAGCCGATCCAGACGGACGCGCAGCTGATGTACTCGCTGCGCCGGGCGGGTGTGCAGCCCGGTTCGGTGGTGAGCGTGACGGAGTCCGCGGGCGGCGTGCTGGTGGGCAGCAGCGGCGAGGCGGCGGAGCTGGAGGCGGAGGTCGCCTCGCACGTCTTCGTCGCCAAGCCCTGA
- a CDS encoding EF-hand domain-containing protein, with protein sequence MVTSEYERRIAARFAGFDQDGNGYIDREDFNAAAKALLAAFDTAARSDRGQALYAGAEAFWQGMAGIADRDGDQRITREEFVNGALKRLRDNPERFAEIARPFLHAALAVAGAAPDGAVGVADTARVLQVLGVDGELAGEAAAKLDTDGDGRIGEEEIVSAFARYFTVPE encoded by the coding sequence ATGGTCACCAGCGAGTACGAGCGCAGGATCGCGGCCCGCTTCGCCGGCTTCGACCAGGACGGCAACGGTTACATCGACCGCGAGGACTTCAACGCGGCGGCCAAGGCGCTGCTCGCCGCATTCGACACGGCGGCCCGCTCCGACCGGGGCCAGGCCCTGTACGCCGGGGCCGAGGCGTTCTGGCAGGGCATGGCCGGCATCGCCGACCGGGACGGCGACCAGCGCATCACCCGCGAGGAGTTCGTGAACGGCGCGCTCAAGCGGCTGCGGGACAACCCGGAGCGGTTCGCCGAGATCGCCCGCCCCTTCCTGCACGCGGCGCTCGCCGTCGCCGGCGCCGCCCCGGACGGCGCCGTCGGCGTGGCGGACACCGCGCGCGTGCTCCAGGTGCTGGGCGTCGACGGGGAGCTCGCCGGGGAGGCCGCCGCGAAGCTGGACACGGACGGGGACGGCCGGATCGGCGAGGAGGAGATCGTCTCCGCGTTCGCCCGCTACTTCACCGTCCCCGAGTGA
- a CDS encoding transcriptional regulator — protein sequence MAARPLVARQPNERLQALIQEAGCSNAGLARRVNMCGAEHGLDLRYDKTSVARWLRGQQPRGRAPAVIAEALGRKLGRTVTIDEIGMANGKNLASGVGLQFSPTVLGAIEQVCELWRSDVGRRDFLSGSSVAASALVEPSRDWLISAPDGQVARSTGPRVGQSDVAAVRSMTEALVALDHQYGSGHVRPVAVHYLNSVVSGMLAGSYREAVGRDLFAAVARLTELAGYMAVDTGQPGLAQRYYIQALRLAQAAGDRGYGGYVLAASMSHLAAQLGNPREIAQLARAAQEGTRGRVTPRAEAMFLAAEARGHALMGDAQAAHTAAGRAVSALEAADPGSGDDPPWIAHFDEAYLADELAHCHRDLGQAEAAVRCAQESLDGHPPTRARRRAIGHVLLATAQVQQREIEQACATGLKAAELLGKLRSDRGAEYLEDLQQRLEPYREEPVVREFGARMELQTAA from the coding sequence ATGGCCGCAAGGCCGCTCGTCGCCCGGCAGCCGAACGAACGGCTGCAGGCGCTCATCCAGGAAGCCGGATGCTCCAACGCCGGACTGGCCCGCAGGGTCAACATGTGCGGCGCGGAGCACGGCCTCGACCTGCGCTACGACAAGACGTCGGTGGCCCGCTGGCTGCGCGGACAGCAGCCGCGGGGCCGGGCGCCGGCCGTCATCGCGGAGGCGCTGGGCCGCAAGCTGGGCCGCACGGTGACGATCGACGAGATCGGCATGGCCAACGGCAAGAACCTCGCGTCGGGGGTGGGTCTCCAGTTCTCGCCGACGGTACTGGGCGCCATCGAGCAGGTCTGCGAGCTGTGGCGCAGCGACGTGGGGCGGCGGGACTTCCTGTCCGGGTCGTCCGTCGCCGCCTCCGCGCTGGTGGAGCCCAGCCGGGACTGGCTGATCTCCGCGCCCGACGGCCAGGTCGCGCGCTCCACCGGGCCGCGCGTGGGCCAGTCGGACGTGGCGGCGGTGCGGTCCATGACGGAGGCGCTGGTCGCGCTGGACCACCAGTACGGCAGCGGGCACGTCCGCCCGGTCGCGGTGCACTACCTCAACAGCGTGGTCTCGGGGATGCTGGCGGGGTCGTACCGCGAGGCGGTGGGGCGCGACCTGTTCGCCGCCGTCGCCCGACTGACCGAACTGGCCGGGTACATGGCCGTCGACACCGGCCAACCGGGCCTGGCCCAGCGGTACTACATCCAGGCGCTGCGGCTCGCGCAGGCCGCCGGGGACCGCGGCTACGGCGGGTACGTGCTCGCCGCGTCCATGAGCCACCTCGCCGCCCAGCTCGGAAACCCGCGCGAGATCGCCCAGTTGGCGCGCGCGGCGCAGGAGGGCACGCGGGGGCGCGTGACACCCCGCGCCGAGGCGATGTTCCTCGCGGCCGAGGCCCGCGGGCACGCGCTGATGGGCGACGCCCAGGCCGCGCACACCGCAGCGGGGCGTGCCGTGAGCGCCCTGGAGGCCGCCGACCCGGGCTCGGGCGACGACCCGCCGTGGATCGCGCACTTCGACGAGGCGTACCTGGCCGACGAGTTGGCGCACTGCCACCGCGACCTCGGCCAGGCGGAGGCCGCCGTACGGTGCGCGCAGGAGTCGCTGGACGGCCACCCGCCCACACGCGCGCGGCGCCGGGCCATCGGCCATGTGCTGCTCGCCACCGCGCAGGTGCAGCAGCGCGAGATCGAACAGGCCTGTGCCACGGGCCTGAAGGCGGCCGAACTGCTCGGCAAGCTGCGCTCCGACCGGGGCGCGGAGTACCTGGAGGACCTCCAGCAACGCCTCGAGCCGTACCGGGAGGAGCCGGTGGTACGGGAGTTCGGGGCGCGGATGGAGCTCCAGACGGCGGCGTGA
- a CDS encoding maleylpyruvate isomerase N-terminal domain-containing protein gives MNGRPGPYDRRAPLAPGPDGPPPGPEHHVLKSLLGAWALAACAPAEARAVEAHLGVCGPCADEALRLREAVGLLQRPESLDLDPALRAHVLETCLERRPPRVPVPEWAAAYDAETARLDALLQDFGDNEWHAPVRLRWYEGDEASSRRTTVAGAIAHLLTVDGLVAVALGLEDPLGDVRPERPTPSDRTEAYWRAARFPPTRAVRGPWREQSHRLIRTVSFTGSGTGRMTVPYGDYALPLHDAMLDRAFECWVHAEDIAEAVDYPYDPPSGQHLHDMVDLAARMLPLVLEHRRRHGLAAPVERRLVAAGEPGRSLRLEIEGSGGGEWLIPLDSPAAKGSAEHEVAHVALDGAEFCRLAAGHLPPPEAAAGQEGDREAIRDVLLAAASMSRM, from the coding sequence GTGAACGGGCGCCCCGGGCCGTACGACCGCCGCGCGCCCCTCGCCCCCGGGCCGGACGGCCCGCCCCCGGGCCCGGAGCACCATGTGCTGAAGTCACTGCTGGGCGCCTGGGCCCTGGCCGCCTGCGCGCCCGCCGAGGCCCGGGCCGTCGAGGCGCACCTCGGCGTCTGCGGGCCCTGCGCGGACGAGGCACTGCGGCTGCGCGAGGCGGTCGGCCTGCTCCAGCGCCCCGAGAGCCTCGACCTCGACCCGGCGCTGCGCGCCCACGTCCTGGAGACCTGCCTGGAGCGGCGCCCGCCGCGCGTCCCGGTCCCCGAGTGGGCCGCCGCCTACGACGCCGAGACGGCCCGGCTCGACGCGCTGCTCCAGGACTTCGGGGACAACGAGTGGCACGCCCCGGTGCGGCTGCGCTGGTACGAGGGCGACGAGGCGAGCAGCCGCCGCACCACCGTCGCCGGGGCCATCGCCCACCTGCTGACCGTCGACGGACTGGTCGCGGTCGCCCTGGGCCTGGAGGACCCGCTCGGCGACGTCCGGCCCGAGCGCCCCACCCCCTCGGACCGCACGGAGGCCTACTGGCGGGCCGCCCGCTTCCCGCCCACCCGGGCCGTCCGCGGCCCCTGGCGGGAACAGAGCCACCGGCTGATCCGCACGGTCTCCTTCACCGGCAGCGGCACCGGCCGCATGACCGTCCCCTACGGCGACTACGCGCTGCCGCTGCACGACGCCATGCTGGACCGGGCCTTCGAGTGCTGGGTGCACGCGGAGGACATCGCCGAGGCGGTGGACTACCCCTACGACCCGCCCTCCGGGCAGCACCTGCACGACATGGTGGACCTCGCGGCCCGGATGCTGCCCCTGGTGCTGGAGCACCGCCGGCGCCACGGGCTGGCCGCGCCCGTGGAACGCCGCCTGGTCGCGGCCGGGGAGCCGGGGCGCAGCCTGCGGCTGGAGATCGAGGGGTCCGGCGGCGGGGAGTGGCTGATCCCGCTGGACTCGCCGGCGGCGAAGGGGTCCGCCGAACACGAAGTGGCTCATGTCGCCCTGGACGGGGCGGAGTTCTGCCGGCTGGCGGCGGGGCATCTGCCGCCGCCTGAGGCGGCGGCCGGGCAGGAGGGGGACCGCGAGGCGATCAGGGACGTGCTGCTGGCCGCGGCGAGCATGAGCAGGATGTAG
- a CDS encoding SIS domain-containing protein encodes MSDRTPAGQFLDAAIGLLRRLRDEEDGPMAAAGTMIADTVADGGRLFAFGAGHSSLAAQDLVYRAGGLALMNLLTVPGAVGVDVRPATLGSALERVDGLAGVVLDSSPLREGDLLVIISLSGRNALPVEMAVKARAKGVKVIGVTSVAYAARTTARNPSGTFLKDHCDLVLDSGVTVGDAELTWEGVPTPFAPASTVVTSALLQAVMATAAAALADRGIEPPLLRSGNVDGGHDWNAHVMSEYGDRIFYQH; translated from the coding sequence ATGAGCGACCGCACGCCCGCCGGTCAGTTCCTCGACGCCGCGATCGGGCTGTTGCGGCGGCTCCGCGACGAGGAGGACGGGCCGATGGCGGCCGCGGGCACGATGATCGCGGACACGGTCGCCGACGGCGGACGGCTCTTCGCCTTCGGCGCGGGCCACTCCTCGCTCGCCGCGCAGGACCTCGTCTACCGCGCGGGCGGGCTCGCCCTGATGAACCTGCTCACCGTGCCGGGGGCCGTCGGCGTCGACGTCAGGCCGGCGACGCTGGGGTCCGCACTGGAGCGGGTGGACGGGCTGGCGGGTGTGGTGCTGGACTCCTCCCCGCTGCGGGAGGGCGACCTGCTGGTGATCATCTCCCTGTCCGGGCGCAACGCGCTGCCGGTGGAGATGGCGGTGAAGGCGCGCGCCAAGGGCGTGAAGGTGATCGGCGTGACGTCGGTGGCGTACGCGGCGCGGACGACGGCGCGGAATCCCTCCGGGACGTTCCTCAAGGACCACTGCGACCTGGTGCTGGACTCGGGGGTCACGGTCGGCGACGCCGAGCTGACCTGGGAGGGCGTGCCCACGCCGTTCGCGCCGGCGTCCACGGTCGTCACCTCGGCGCTGCTGCAGGCGGTCATGGCCACCGCCGCGGCCGCCCTCGCCGACCGCGGCATCGAGCCGCCCCTGCTGCGTTCGGGCAACGTCGACGGCGGCCACGACTGGAACGCCCACGTGATGTCGGAGTACGGCGACCGGATCTTCTACCAGCACTGA
- a CDS encoding ATP-binding cassette domain-containing protein — translation MVGAVAVRAQGLWKRSGEQVAVGGIDLEPPAGRFVGPAGPNGAGRTTALSLVTGLLRPDQGAGEIAGHDVWRGPVQVRARIGVFREGLRPFERLSGREPLACAGRSRGLSGEEADKRAARLLDVLGPGGLRLAAPRTAARLPGIVTAVGKGWAGSPRTPGDAVPRGLRRAGAVLVRDGPRPARSRPAAATAAYRGPSPGVTAGPRRPHAASREARKGSMAASQASGWS, via the coding sequence GTGGTGGGGGCTGTCGCCGTACGCGCGCAGGGGTTGTGGAAGCGGTCCGGGGAGCAGGTCGCCGTCGGCGGGATCGACCTGGAGCCGCCCGCGGGGCGGTTCGTCGGCCCGGCCGGGCCGAACGGCGCCGGGAGGACGACCGCCCTGTCCCTGGTGACGGGGCTGCTGCGCCCGGACCAGGGCGCCGGCGAGATCGCCGGCCACGACGTGTGGCGCGGCCCGGTGCAGGTGAGGGCCCGGATCGGCGTCTTCCGGGAGGGACTTCGCCCCTTCGAGCGGCTGTCGGGGCGTGAACCGCTCGCCTGCGCCGGCCGGTCGCGCGGACTGTCCGGCGAGGAGGCCGACAAGCGGGCCGCCCGACTGCTCGACGTGCTCGGCCCGGGCGGCCTCCGCCTCGCCGCGCCCCGGACGGCGGCCCGCCTCCCGGGGATCGTCACGGCCGTCGGCAAGGGGTGGGCGGGGAGCCCGCGCACGCCGGGCGACGCCGTCCCCCGCGGGCTCCGGCGGGCCGGGGCGGTCCTGGTGCGGGACGGCCCCCGGCCGGCCCGGTCAAGACCGGCGGCGGCCACCGCGGCGTACCGTGGCCCCTCCCCGGGCGTCACCGCCGGCCCTCGCCGGCCTCACGCCGCGTCGAGGGAGGCCAGGAAGGGTTCGATGGCGGCGAGCCAGGCTTCGGGCTGGTCGTAG
- a CDS encoding bifunctional DNA primase/polymerase: MFIVEETIAGADAVQIPTQRGESLLETAVRYAEERHWDVVPGTWTEVVDGMHACSCGDAACSAPGAHPAGPDWADRATGSAGAARRMWQQRPGASILLPTGRAFDAISVPETAGLLALARMERMSLTPGPVTRTPHRRTEFFVLPGAAAKLPDLLRALGWMASSLDLAVLGEGAYVTAPPTRVGRHGAVQWVRRPTQENRWLPDAEELVPALAYACGQNR; this comes from the coding sequence GTGTTCATCGTGGAAGAGACGATCGCGGGCGCCGACGCCGTACAGATCCCGACGCAGCGCGGGGAATCGCTGCTGGAGACCGCCGTGCGCTATGCCGAGGAGCGCCACTGGGACGTGGTGCCGGGCACCTGGACCGAGGTCGTCGACGGGATGCACGCCTGCTCGTGCGGTGACGCGGCGTGTTCCGCCCCCGGCGCGCACCCGGCGGGACCCGACTGGGCGGACCGGGCGACCGGGAGTGCCGGCGCCGCGCGCCGGATGTGGCAGCAGCGGCCCGGCGCCTCGATCCTGCTGCCCACCGGGCGTGCCTTCGACGCGATCTCCGTGCCGGAGACGGCCGGTCTCCTGGCGCTGGCGCGGATGGAGCGGATGAGCCTCACGCCCGGCCCGGTGACCCGGACGCCGCACCGGCGCACGGAGTTCTTCGTGCTGCCCGGAGCGGCGGCGAAGCTCCCGGATCTGCTGCGCGCGCTGGGCTGGATGGCGTCGTCGCTCGATCTGGCCGTCCTGGGCGAGGGGGCGTACGTGACCGCGCCGCCGACCCGGGTCGGGCGCCACGGCGCCGTGCAGTGGGTCCGCCGGCCGACCCAGGAGAACCGCTGGCTGCCGGACGCGGAGGAGCTGGTGCCGGCGCTCGCGTACGCCTGCGGCCAGAACCGGTGA
- a CDS encoding STAS domain-containing protein, whose translation MVVTFTVTGQENGAWAVLRVSGELDLATSPVLRQRVHDAVAEGRHRLVLDLSEVWFCDSSGVGVLIASRRLLRSCQGRLRLILPARGAADGSHVNKVLGALGVRRLFEIHPDVPSAVDEDARPLPA comes from the coding sequence GTGGTGGTGACCTTCACAGTGACCGGCCAGGAGAACGGCGCATGGGCCGTCCTCCGGGTCTCCGGCGAGCTGGACCTGGCGACGTCCCCGGTGCTGCGGCAGCGGGTGCACGACGCCGTGGCCGAGGGGCGGCACCGGCTCGTCCTCGACCTCTCCGAGGTGTGGTTCTGCGACTCCAGCGGGGTGGGGGTGCTCATAGCCTCCCGCCGGCTGCTGCGCTCCTGCCAGGGCCGGCTGCGGCTGATCCTGCCCGCGCGCGGCGCCGCCGACGGCAGCCACGTCAACAAGGTGCTCGGCGCCCTCGGGGTGCGCCGCCTGTTCGAGATCCACCCGGACGTGCCGTCCGCCGTCGACGAGGACGCCCGCCCGCTCCCGGCCTGA